Sequence from the Papilio machaon chromosome 21, ilPapMach1.1, whole genome shotgun sequence genome:
AATAATCTTGCCTTTTCCTCCATACAAAGTCGCTTCTACATGTATGACAATTTAAGGTAGCCCTCTAATATATTCTTGGTACAGTATGGTTTGCTAGCAGTGTAAGATTCCAAAGTGGCAATCGTTTTCAAACCATATATACAGTATTTTCTGTAACTGGAATACCGCGTACTTAGGCGACTGTACAACCGACTATTTAATACTAGTATTCctgttttattgtattttttgacTGTACACAGCCGCGTTATGTTTGTGGTTCGGCTTGGACTGACCAACCTGACCCGGCCCGAGTACTTGGTGGAGACTTCCCGCAAGTTCATTCATCCCCAGTACAACGAGATTCAAGCTGGAGTCCAAACTGATGACATCGCGCTCCTCGGTCTCGAACGTCCAATTCCTTATGGACGTAAGTATACATGGACCTCTGCTAACATAATTTGAGTAATAGATTCAACAAATTCTGATAACAGGATCGTGTCAGTCTTAAAATTGGTTCGGTTACTATAATTGACTTCTTGCTAAATAATTAATCACAGTTAATTGGTAAGAAGCGCGCTTTTGACAACATAAATTATCTAAATTGGAAATTTTATCTTTCTATATTCCTGTAGGACTCTATTTCAGAaacaattgttatatttttccagCTAACATCCAGCCGTGCCGTCTACAGAACAGCGAGATGAAGAACTTCGACTACTCCGGCGTCAGGCTCATCGTCAGCGGCTACGGACGTACCGACGATTTGTGGAACGGTAACATGCtcatatatctaaatatagtaataattaagagcataaataatttaagagcAACCCAATAGTGACGGTAATCGTGAATTTCAAGTTTTAAGATAACGTCTATCGCAATACAACAGTAGACTTGTCTGTTATTTTTGCTCAGTACTTGATAAATAgctttattttctatttttggtGCAGGTGGTGCTGCCTCAGAGATCTTGCTGTGGGTGTACCAACTCGGCGTCAGCAATGAGGAGTGCCTGCGGTGGTACCCCAACAGCCGCGTCATCAAGGATCAGACCATCTGCGCAGCCGCATACAACCAGACCGGACAGTCTTCGTGCCAggtatattgataaaaatattaacgcagacaaaaaaagttaaatttaatttgaattactgTGAAGAGTACTAAAATAAAGCTTTTGAAACTTTTCGGTCTTTTTTCCAGGGCGACAGTGGTGGTCCTCTGACCTTGGAAGATGTTGATGGCAAGCCCACGATGGTAGGAGTGGTGAGCTTCGGTCACGCAGTTGGCTGCAACAGCCCTCACCCCTCAGGTAGGACTTCAGTTGCCCGattctacaatatttaaaacttgtatCAACAAAAAGACAGAAACACTAACTCTATCTGAACAAAGAAGACAATGATTAAGATAATCGTTATACTATAAAAGCAAACTCGGGTTTTTGTGACAAATTCACATACAAATACGCAATACGTAAGCGTGTCTGTAACCTTGAATAATAAcgatattgaattttaaaatctcgACTCGCAGCGACCTTGAAACATAACGACTTTGAATAGTGTTGTGTGTTGGAGAAtcgataactttttaataataaatattcaatgtttttaGGTTTGGTGAGACCCGGCCATTACCACGACTGGTTTGAACAGGTCACCGGCATCTCCTTCGACTGGAAGAACGAGGACTTAGAGGCTGTGGAGCCGGACACTCCTGAATCTGAATCCTCTGAATCATCTGAGTCTTCTGAATCCTCAGAGGAGGATGGTGAAGGAGATGGTGGTGAAGGCGACAGCGGTGAAGGAGACGGTGGTGAAGGCGATGGCGGTGAAGGAGACGGTGGTGAAGGCGATGGCGGTGAAGGAGACGGTGGTGAAGGCGATGGCGGTGAAGGAGACGGCGGTGAAGGCGATGGTGGTGAAGGAGATGGCGGAGAAGAAGAGAGCAGAGTGAACTTTGTTGACATGTAAAATGTgttatttgaataaagaaaattaatagtcgttttcaatttttttttatatatttaatcaataataaaatataagacaGATAACCTTTGACAAAGATAAAGCtggcttcttgaaggaccctaagtccgGCTGTAATTATATTCTGACGGAACTAATCTCGATAGCAGCGTCTTCTCTCACCAGTTTAGATATCCTTGTtggactatatttattatttcaatcgAACGTCGTTACAATGTTGCGTCtgtgaagatatttttttaaacactaagGATACTATaagaaatcgaaaaacatatatatttgataacaattaaattcgatccaaatatgtttgaaatcCAAATCGATTCTATCACtttaatcgatgtttttaaacaGCTCAGCTCACTATGAAACTGGAATATGTCAAATATGACATCTACAAGACATTGATTGCGTGGAAGGTGACatgaaatctatatctatatatctatatatataaaagaaagttgtgttagttacaccatttataactcaagaacggctgaatcgatttgactgaaaattggtgggcaggtagcttaaaaccaggacataggatcatttttaccccgttttctattttttttattccgcgcggacggagtcgcgggtaaaagctagtgaaaGATAAATCGACCATCGATCAATAATACAATGTTCAAAActatgattaaataaaacaagtaaaaatttagtacattgagaaaattttattttctaaagacATAAATGCTTATTAATATCAAGATAAATCGACATTTACACAAGAAACAAACTCGTCGTCAAATACATCAAGTCCATACACTCCATTCGAAATTTCTTCGAAAACTGCAGTTTTGTCATCCATCTATcggtccatccatccatcaatgtATTTATCTATCTGCCTCCTCATCGTTCACATCTTCAACTTCTGGAACGTTCTTTAAAATCTTcataatattctttaaaacttTCCTTTCATCTGTGTACTCAGCGTATTTAATCTCTTTGGTGTTTTCCAGTTTTTCTAGAACCTTCTTCAATTTGATTTTCGGGTCGTTCACCTGGGGAGGGAGTTCCTGGCCTTGCAGTAGTGCATGTAGCGCGTGCAGGGTACAGGACGTGCTGCCGTCTAATCCCCTGTCAAGCGATGTCGCTATGTTTCCAATTACGTTGTTCTCCAAAAAGATCTctgtaatttgatttaaaaaacatccaaATTAGGTAACTtgacttaaattaaataacttacaatAGTTTCAGTGGAGAAAAAACTCGAAAATATGGCCGCTTAAAATTTACGATATATGGCTATCTCTTTCACtcgtacaataaaattattctgatTTCTCGCTCAAGTAACGAAACTATATGTTTGAATTCAAAGTGACAGTGCAAGTAAAACCGAAAatcattttgattatttttagtgatgcaacggatgtctgtttccgtttccgcaagtgcggaagttccgcgcgcttttcaacatccgtttctgcttctgtttccgcatcttttataacggagataaaacggaactttacgacccGGAacccactcggatccgagtggtcagcagtgaatgtattaataaagaaatatatttgtaaaatggttttaatatttaaaagccttcgtttgtcaacacgtattttaacttattgcagcgcagtaaaaatacatacattgaaggatAAAGGACActgatatccaatgccttaataaattaaaaacgaatacaaactgtttttaccaaatatatatatatatatatatatatatatatatatatatatatatatatatatatatatattatatgcaaatatatatatatatatatatatatatatatatatatatatatatatgtgtatttgtaaatatatatatttttcatatcatttacacttctgtttccgcatccgtttccgtttctgctaaaatttgtttttgacatctgtttccgtttctggttccgctaagacacttccgttgcatcactaattcTTTTCGTAGGCTTTTTCAATCTAATTcgaataaaggtttttttggatattaacaataacaagAGAGTGATATCACAGGATATATttagtgttaaatataaatgctgCTGACCTTTAGCAGAGGGATGATTGATGGCGAGGAAGGAGACGAGGAAGGCGGCTTTGGTACGCACTCGTATGTTTGGGTTGCGCACTAAATCTGAAAGCAGCGCGCCCCCACCGTTAGCGAACAGTTCGTCGCAAGCTGGTCCGTAGCCGCGACACATACCTGCAAAATTACATTCactctaatattttatagagctTTTCTATCACTTTTAGCGACTAACCTACAATCCCTAGGATAAATGCCCTAAAGGCCAAAATGCTGCACCTACAATATGAATATGTGTTCTTGTCGTGAATGGTAAAATGTTTCAAACCGcctaaatatttgaaaaatgtatatcTAATACTaagtactcctccgaaacggcttgaccgattctcatgaaattttgtgagcatattgagtaggtctgagaatcggccaacatctatttttcatttttttttatgacgtTATAGACCACACAAATATATCATAttctcaaactttttttttttttttatacatacagacactccaatttaaTTGATTGTATAGAATAGATCAATAAACATAACTGACTCTGGCATTATGACACttcgataaataataattcatcatcatcagctcacaaTACATCCCAACtgagggactcggagcctaccctaagttaggggtgactaggacatagtcaaccacgctggccaagtgcgggtcggtaataataataattcagactcattaaaattcatttcgGTCACAGAAGTTCACAATAAAATGGACGCTGCGTTActgcgttttttttaattccgcgcggacgaagtcgcagacAAAACCTAAGTACatacataaagaaaataaacaaattaacatgaacaaaaaaaatatctcacagacacaaaatacatttttagatatatCCATCCAAGTAAAGAAGAagaataaaagaagaaaagatGTATAAAAATGCAACTTACAAGAGATAGCATATAAACAGGTGACAAGGAAGTTGCCCTCCTCGGTGTTGGCCAGCTGCACCAGCATGTACATCAGACCTGCGTCTAGTGCGCGCGCCTGCCCGTACGGATTGTTCTGGCACATCTCCGCCAAGATGGTAAGTGCCTCCATGCGCACCGTCGCATTCTCACTGCTCAGGCAGATAGGAAATATCGAGAACCCTCCTATCTTGTGGAAATctgtaatagaaaaatattgactGCTTCATTGTTGCGATATATTAAaggttcttttttttatataagagaaggcgACAAACGAGCAGcaggaacaccaaggtgtttaTCGACGCTTATGACATCTGCAATagcagaggaatcgcagatgcgttgccggcctttgagaagataATACACTCGCTTCTCGAAGGAACCTAAGTCGTAGTGTCTTGTTATAAAATGCATGTTAATCCCAATTCAAGTAAACCATAGTAGATACAACTATTGCACATTTAAACTAGATCAATTACTTGTTTATACAAACTGATAAATTGTTAGAGGAAAGGAGTAATTTTTACCCACATGTATACAGTCAAACCCACATTTATAAGCGAGAATTCAAGGGACAGTGATATTTACTCActtttagaggtttctctTTATCCAGTTCTCACTTATCTAGGTATGATTGTATTTCTGATAAACAACTATACACCTATATATTACTAGATATAAACCATCTTAGATGCATTTAACTATCCATTAAGcctaaatgtttaaaataaaactcaccATTAGCCACATCAATGTCACAAATAAACTCTTGAATGTTAAAGAAAGCCGCCGCAACATCATCTGGTAGTTCCTGACCCAGCTGGATGCTGTTCATCTTCTCCGCATCTGACAGCACTTTGACAGCATCCATCAACACCTTAGGTACATCAACTGTCAGACTTTTAAGAGCTTCCTCCAAAAATGTCCTCCTCTGACAAAGCAAATATTGAAAGTACAATTTTTACTCAACTGCTTTGCTCAATTTTTTCGCAAAAGCTTTAAATGATGTAACATTGTGCAATACAGTCAAAGATAAATAAGTGAGAGTCCAAAGGACTGTGACATTTTTCTTGGTTATAGAGGTTGTCCATCGGGACTGGACTATTATTGtgtatatcgacgctggaaagcataaacgctgtaaccccgaaagtatgaactttacaggagagcctaaaaatgataactcaTGAGCTGATAcgtctacaagcatgcggtatttagcaatgttgtgtagtttgtgctaacctataataaaatcattatcgtttgataatggttgaaattataaacgtgtgaaaaacatattcgcgatttcaagggttataGGGTCGATATCCTAACTATGAAATTACACTACTAAAACACctttatacaaacatattgttatgtcTATCTGTTGTAAAAAGAATTAAGGGGATGGTCATATGTTTCTTGTTTAGACAGTGGCAACCCAAGATCATAAGAATCTTGTTAACTTGTGATCTGAATCTTGTTAAATTACATCAGTTACAAATTGATCACAGTATTATACAGGataagtaacattttaaatgaaaacaagcatctattaattgtaaattacctCATCATCCATTGGACTGAATTCGGATGTACCTGGAGCGTCTTCACTTTTTGTAGCCTCCATAGCAAAGCGTAACAAGCCCTGGAAAGTATCATAAGCCATTCACAACACTTATTAGCACTTAGTAAGTTAATAATATAGTTCTTAtttctagttaaaaaaaaccgatGGACTATAATCATTATGCCACTGTGGAGAAAATACAAATCGAATGACACCTAtttgtcaaaatctgttcAACTGTTTAGGCTACAATAGATCACAATGAATCATACattcatacaaacataaatgtgaaaaacattacccaCCAGAGAAAGTcaggtaaaaatatttaaaagataattttcattttataaggTATCAATATCAATATGAATTGTACCTGCAAGTTACTCGGTTGCCGAGGCTGAATGGGAACTGACTCCACATTGTCATCATTCCTGTCTGGATACGTCAGAGCTCCTGCCACCTGGTTCCCTGAATTATTCGCCTCCATCTTCTTAAGatttttaacacaaatacgtgaaaataaaacacgtcTGATCCACACTACTGCATGAATACAAAAACACTGTATGACTTCAAACAGTAACTCCCAagttctaatttaaattatcacgtgaataaaaaatcaaatttattcatCGATTAGTCAATTTCTAGAACCATTGGGATTTATCcagaagaaaaatttaaacatgaatACGACGAAATCAAAATGTGACAAACAGAATATTTTTGCTTGTTTGTGACACTGACAGTTGctattttttgacattgacagttcctttttttgtaagaaaaggCAGACGCTTGTACAACAAATAAGAAACTTAAATCGTCACGTCGGCGCACTTATTATTTgacattatgtatttttgcTTAACGAAAGCAATTGCTacttatgaattttatttttttattaataac
This genomic interval carries:
- the LOC106712971 gene encoding collagenase, yielding MAGAYFFAFLLILGVAQCEPIGRQDPHAEIEDLRAGQRIVYGWEAKEGQIPHQVNLRNIRQDGLVSACGGSLIHHEWVITAAHCLANRVMFVVRLGLTNLTRPEYLVETSRKFIHPQYNEIQAGVQTDDIALLGLERPIPYGPNIQPCRLQNSEMKNFDYSGVRLIVSGYGRTDDLWNGGAASEILLWVYQLGVSNEECLRWYPNSRVIKDQTICAAAYNQTGQSSCQGDSGGPLTLEDVDGKPTMVGVVSFGHAVGCNSPHPSGLVRPGHYHDWFEQVTGISFDWKNEDLEAVEPDTPESESSESSESSESSEEDGEGDGGEGDSGEGDGGEGDGGEGDGGEGDGGEGDGGEGDGGEGDGGEGDGGEGDGGEEESRVNFVDM
- the LOC106712986 gene encoding hsp70-binding protein 1, which translates into the protein MEANNSGNQVAGALTYPDRNDDNVESVPIQPRQPSNLQGLLRFAMEATKSEDAPGTSEFSPMDDERRTFLEEALKSLTVDVPKVLMDAVKVLSDAEKMNSIQLGQELPDDVAAAFFNIQEFICDIDVANDFHKIGGFSIFPICLSSENATVRMEALTILAEMCQNNPYGQARALDAGLMYMLVQLANTEEGNFLVTCLYAISCMCRGYGPACDELFANGGGALLSDLVRNPNIRVRTKAAFLVSFLAINHPSAKEIFLENNVIGNIATSLDRGLDGSTSCTLHALHALLQGQELPPQVNDPKIKLKKVLEKLENTKEIKYAEYTDERKVLKNIMKILKNVPEVEDVNDEEADR